The proteins below come from a single Triticum aestivum cultivar Chinese Spring chromosome 5D, IWGSC CS RefSeq v2.1, whole genome shotgun sequence genomic window:
- the LOC123125407 gene encoding protein PIN-LIKES 7-like isoform X2, with amino-acid sequence MGFLSLLAVASMPIVQVLLVGVIGAFLASGYSNVLTASAHRDMNKVVFTVFTPALMFASLAKTVTLSDVISWWFMPVNIAITFLVGSALSWIACKILKPPPHFQDLITAFCSTGNLGNLLLIIVPAVCDEDGNPFGNDRSQCRSRGLPYSSLSMALGGLFIWTYTYSLMHKSGTLYHKMQSKCVQRPADSDEEHLEGFNAGDEERNEMNQIEAPLLSGKSDIADNKGFCTNLAEALHQLVQELMTPPTISAIIGFVVGLVPWLKSLIIGDGAPLRVIQDSLDLMGNGTIPCITLILGGNLIQGLRKSVLKRAVIVAIVCIRYVAMPMMGIAVVRAAHGVGFLPHDPLYRYVLMLQFALPPAMNIGTMAQLFDVAQEECSVIYMWTYLVATVALTTWSTVFMSILS; translated from the exons ATGGGCTTCTTGTCGCTGCTCGCGGTGGCTTCCATGCCGATCGTCCAGGTCCTGCTCGTCGGCGTCATCGGAGCCTTCCTCGCATCAGGGTACAGCAACGTTCTCACCGCCAGCGCCCACAGGGACATGAACAAG GTTGTTTTCACTGTCTTCACCCCTGCTCTTATGTTCGCTAGCCTCGCCAAGACCGTCACCCTCTCCGACGTCATCTCTTG GTGGTTCATGCCGGTGAACATAGCAATCACATTCCTAGTGGGTAGCGCCCTTTCTTGGATAGCGTGCAAGATCCTGAAACCACCGCCGCATTTCCAAGACTTGATCACCGCCTTCTGCTCAACAG GAAATCTCGGCAACCTGCTGTTGATCATCGTCCCGGCTGTCTGCGATGAAGATGGCAACCCGTTCGGGAACGATCGGAGCCAGTGCCGCTCGCGAGGGCTACCCTACTCTTCGCTGTCCATGGCT CTTGGTGGCCTGTTCATATGGACGTACACCTACAGCCTGATGCACAAGTCAGGGACGCTGTACCACAAGATGCAGTCCAAGTGCGTCCAGCGCCCGGCTGACAGCGATGAGGAACATCTCGAGGGATTCAATGCCGGCGACGAGGAACGCAATGAGATGAACCAAATT GAAGCTCCACTATTATCGGGCAAGAGCGACATCGCCGACAACAAAGGATTCTGCACGAACCTGGCGGAGGCCTTGCACCAGCTCGTCCAGGAGCTCATGACGCCGCCGACAATATCCGCG ATAATTGGATTCGTCGTTGGGCTAGTGCCATGGCTCAAGTCGCTGATCATCGGCGACGGCGCCCCTCTCAGAGTCATCCAGGATTCCCTCGATTTGATGGG CAATGGCACTATTCCCTGCATCACCCTCATTCTGGGAGGAAACCTGATACAAG GGCTGCGGAAGTCGGTGCTGAAGCGCGCGGTGATCGTGGCGATCGTTTGCATCCGCTACGTGGCAATGCCAATGATGGGGATCGCCGTCGTCCGCGCGGCGCACGGGGTTGGGTTCCTTCCCCATGACCCTCTCTACCGGTACGTGCTGATGTTGCAGTTCGCACTGCCGCCCGCTATGAACATCGGTACCATGGCACAGCTGTTCGACGTGGCGCAGGAGGAATGCTCAGTGATCTACATGTGGACGTACCTCGTCGCCACcgtggcgctcaccacctggtccACCGTCTTCATGTCCATTCTCTCCTGA
- the LOC123125407 gene encoding protein PIN-LIKES 7-like isoform X1 — protein sequence MGFLSLLAVASMPIVQVLLVGVIGAFLASGYSNVLTASAHRDMNKVVFTVFTPALMFASLAKTVTLSDVISWWFMPVNIAITFLVGSALSWIACKILKPPPHFQDLITAFCSTGNLGNLLLIIVPAVCDEDGNPFGNDRSQCRSRGLPYSSLSMALGGLFIWTYTYSLMHKSGTLYHKMQSKCVQRPADSDEEHLEGFNAGDEERNEMNQIVSAHDRPCWLASSEELTEAEMQEAPLLSGKSDIADNKGFCTNLAEALHQLVQELMTPPTISAIIGFVVGLVPWLKSLIIGDGAPLRVIQDSLDLMGNGTIPCITLILGGNLIQGLRKSVLKRAVIVAIVCIRYVAMPMMGIAVVRAAHGVGFLPHDPLYRYVLMLQFALPPAMNIGTMAQLFDVAQEECSVIYMWTYLVATVALTTWSTVFMSILS from the exons ATGGGCTTCTTGTCGCTGCTCGCGGTGGCTTCCATGCCGATCGTCCAGGTCCTGCTCGTCGGCGTCATCGGAGCCTTCCTCGCATCAGGGTACAGCAACGTTCTCACCGCCAGCGCCCACAGGGACATGAACAAG GTTGTTTTCACTGTCTTCACCCCTGCTCTTATGTTCGCTAGCCTCGCCAAGACCGTCACCCTCTCCGACGTCATCTCTTG GTGGTTCATGCCGGTGAACATAGCAATCACATTCCTAGTGGGTAGCGCCCTTTCTTGGATAGCGTGCAAGATCCTGAAACCACCGCCGCATTTCCAAGACTTGATCACCGCCTTCTGCTCAACAG GAAATCTCGGCAACCTGCTGTTGATCATCGTCCCGGCTGTCTGCGATGAAGATGGCAACCCGTTCGGGAACGATCGGAGCCAGTGCCGCTCGCGAGGGCTACCCTACTCTTCGCTGTCCATGGCT CTTGGTGGCCTGTTCATATGGACGTACACCTACAGCCTGATGCACAAGTCAGGGACGCTGTACCACAAGATGCAGTCCAAGTGCGTCCAGCGCCCGGCTGACAGCGATGAGGAACATCTCGAGGGATTCAATGCCGGCGACGAGGAACGCAATGAGATGAACCAAATTGTAAGTGCTCATGATCGTCCATGTTGGTTGGCATCTTCAGAGGAACTGACCGAGGCAGAAATGCAGGAAGCTCCACTATTATCGGGCAAGAGCGACATCGCCGACAACAAAGGATTCTGCACGAACCTGGCGGAGGCCTTGCACCAGCTCGTCCAGGAGCTCATGACGCCGCCGACAATATCCGCG ATAATTGGATTCGTCGTTGGGCTAGTGCCATGGCTCAAGTCGCTGATCATCGGCGACGGCGCCCCTCTCAGAGTCATCCAGGATTCCCTCGATTTGATGGG CAATGGCACTATTCCCTGCATCACCCTCATTCTGGGAGGAAACCTGATACAAG GGCTGCGGAAGTCGGTGCTGAAGCGCGCGGTGATCGTGGCGATCGTTTGCATCCGCTACGTGGCAATGCCAATGATGGGGATCGCCGTCGTCCGCGCGGCGCACGGGGTTGGGTTCCTTCCCCATGACCCTCTCTACCGGTACGTGCTGATGTTGCAGTTCGCACTGCCGCCCGCTATGAACATCGGTACCATGGCACAGCTGTTCGACGTGGCGCAGGAGGAATGCTCAGTGATCTACATGTGGACGTACCTCGTCGCCACcgtggcgctcaccacctggtccACCGTCTTCATGTCCATTCTCTCCTGA